Sequence from the Equus asinus isolate D_3611 breed Donkey chromosome 5, EquAss-T2T_v2, whole genome shotgun sequence genome:
TTTAATGATAAGGAGACTGAggtagagaagttaagtaatttgcctaaggtcacaaagtTAATAACTATCTGGAATATTTTTCCACGTCATTAAATTCATTTCTACAAAATTTTTTGAATGGCTGCAAGATATGTCATTGCACGGATGAAGAATCATTTAATTATTCCATTTCCTTTTAGGAGACCTCTAGATTACTTCCATTTCTTGCTTTTATATATATCACTAAGATAACCAGCCTTCTCCTACATCCTTCTTGTACATatccttaattatttccttaggctaCATGCCCTCAAGAACAGTTGcactggtttttattttctccaaaaatgtGTTCCTTTTTCCATGACAATACATGTTGTAAATTTTAACACTTTCACCTacagcaactttttaaaattcattttaccagttctgagaaataaattagaGCACTAAAGGATGAGTGATTTCTCTAGAGTAAAAAAGCCAGGATCTCAAAGTCCCCCTTTCCATAAACTCCTACTGCTTTTGACAGATGCTGAACCTCATGGCTTCCACGCTGACTCATcgcagaggagagaggagtgttGACCTAGGACAAACCAGCTGACACAGGCAAGACTCTTGTGGTCCACAACTCAGCATTCactaattcactcattcattcaataaatatttgaaaggttATTATATGAGTAGTACTAAGCTAGGCACAGGGGTTATAGagttcacagaaataaaataagataaaataaaatagaataatgctaaataaaacagcacattacctggcacataataattgATCAATAAGTCAATatttatgccaggcactgtgctaaatgagaggattatctcatttaatccctacaACAACCTCAACGAACTAGGttctattatcatccccattgtgtggataagaaaactaaggcctAGGGAGGTTTACCCAGGTTGAACAACATGCTTGTGGCAGAGTTCACATTTGAACTCAAgattccagagtctgtgctcttaaccatcaTGCTATACAACAAAACACAATTCCTCCCTTTAAGAAGCATACAgtctcaggggccggcctggtggtgtagtggttaagttcacatgctccacttcggcatcccagggtttgcaagttcagatcctgggcacagacctacacaccgctcgtcaagccctgctgtggtggcatcccacatagaagaactagaatgacttataagTAGGAtctacaactatctactggggctttggggagaaatttaaaaaaaagagaggaagattggcaatagatgttagctcaaggccaatcttcctcacacatactcacacaaataataataaaatttaaaaaaagaaacagtcttGTTAATAACACTAAAGTTGAAGACAGCTAACAAGTATTAAGCACTTATGTGCCAGACTTCTGCTAGGTCTTTATGCATATTCATCATTTAATTCATAGGACAAGTCTATGAAGTAGGCATTATAATTAtgcttgttttacagatgagaaaatagacattctgagagtttaaataacttgcccaagacatAAAAAGCTATTAAATGGTAGCACtagaggggccagctgggtggcgcagcagttaagtgcgcacgttccgcttcggtggcccagggttcgccatttcggatcctgggtgcagacatggccctgctgggcacgccatgctgtggtaggcgtcccacatatgaagtagaggaagatgggcatggatgttagctcagggccagtcttcctcagcgaaaagaggaggattggcagttgttagctcagagctaatcttcctcaaaaaaaaaaaaaaaaaatggtagcaGTAGAAGCCAAGATAAACAGACAAAGAATTGTTGTATAGGGAACATGATGGAATGTGGAATGAGTGATGCTACTTAGCTGCAATCAAATGTCAGAGGTCAGAGGAAAGAGACTTCATGAACTTCTTGTGGTCCAAGAATGATGGCAGAAGGACAGAAAGGGAAAATCCAGGTGACGTGTCAGGTCATGTTGAAAGCCTTCACACCGGTTAGTTCTTCCTATCCTCTATGTAATAAAGgtattatttttctcaatttgacagatgaggaagaggATTCTCTGGGAGGTGATGTAATatgttcaaggtcacatagctagtaaatggcaTGGCTAGAATCAGAATCTATATTTATCTCTCGAGCCTGAgcccttaaccactatgctttCTCTTACATGCTGTCTATTGTGTGATCTTGCTTTTTGGTTGTGTAGGAGTCACAGAGGCGGAGATAAGTGGAAAAGGCAAAGATGAAAGGGTATAAGAAGATAACACGTAAGCAAAAGCACTGAGGTATATCCAAGGAAAAGGAAGCAGACCTGCTTGATCAGGGCTAAAGATTCATTCGTTTTGGGAAGGAGCCTGTTGTTCACATAACTTTTATGACTATACAGACCATATAAATGTCTGTTTCTGCCATTATAATGGGAGATATTAAAGACAGGGATTGTATCTTAGCTATTGCTGTAACCGAGAGCCCAGCACAGTGTTTAGATTGTAGTTCCAGCACACAGGTTGGAAAAATAGGGAGTACTCACATTGCATAGATCTCTGGATGGGGCAATTAAGGTAGTCCACAGTGCAAATATCCTAAGCAAAATAATAGGTACTCAGGGctggcaggtggcccagtggtttaGTTTTCTTGCTCTGCTtgagtggcctgggattcaccagcccggatcccgggtgtggacctacacaccgcttatcaagccatgctgtggtaggcgtcccacatataaagtagaggaagatgggcacggatgttagctcagggccaatcttccttagcaaaaagaggaggattggcagcggatgttagctcagggttaatcttcctcaaaaaataaaaaaacaataggTACTCAAATCCAACAGtgtatttaaaagataatatcaTGATGCCTAGGAGTTATCCCAGGAGTACAAGGATGGCCCGATAACAGAAAATGTATCAATATAATTCATCACATTAATGGAGCAAAGGGTAAAAATCacgattttttttttacacttaatAGAGAAACTTGATACAATAGCATTAAGATCAGGACTAAGTTGTGGATGCTCATTATTACCACTGGACTAGTGTTCCTAGAGTACTGGAGAGTCTGTCCAATTCTAGACAAGAAAAAGGTGGAAGAGGTATGTACTCTTTCTGCTTGGCACGCTTGCCAATGATTTCACAGTCTGTATGAAAAACACAACATAATCAGCAGGCAAACCATCAGAACTATAAAAGACTTATTAATCAAGTTTGTAGGAATAGAAGCcatcttacaaaaatcagtagtgttCTTCTATAATCACCTTAAAAATGTAGTAAAAAATATAACACCATCTACAATAGCAACTGAAATATAATCTATAGcaagaatcagcaaactttttctgtaaagggcctgACAGTAAATagtttcagctttgcaggccacGTAGCCTCTGTTGAAGCCACTGAACTTCGTCACTGTAGTACAAAAGCAGCTATAGACAATATTTCGATGAATGAATGTGGATGTTCCAGTAGAACAGACAGCAGGCTGATGTGCATGGGTGTAATTTGCGGACTCCTGGCCTATAGAATTTGGCCTAAAAGCAATGCCTAAGAAgtttatcaagaaaaaatttaaactcTTTACAGGGACATAAGAAAACCTGAATAAAGGTCATAATTGGGATAACCCCAGTAGCGTAAAGATTGTATTCacttttttaacaaatattcagaGTGACTACCATAGGCCAGGTATTGTTTTGGGTGCTGGGGATACgacagagaacaaaacaaagcagctGTCCTCATGAATCTTACATTCTAGTAGAGAGGCAGTGAATAAATAACCTAAAGTCAGATAGTAATAAATCCACGAAAAAGATTAAATAAGGTAAAGAGAATGATGGAAAGTGAGTGTGTTACTTCATTtgggatggtcagggaaggcctctctgacaTTTTAGCAGAGACCTCCAAGAGTGAAGGAAGGCTGCCACACTGAATTCTGGGGAGGCAGTGTTCCATGCAAAGATATCAGGTCtctcccaaattaatctatacctattcaatgaaattccaataaaaattccattAGTAATGTTGAGAAACTAAAACTTACTCCAAAGTGAATATGAAAGACTAAAGGTCTATGAAAGCTAAGTCTGTTTTGAGGGGGAAATAAAAGTGGGGATACCTGCCCTGCTGGTAGAACTGGCTCTACAAGACACAGTAATAAAGATACTGTGTTGCTGCCActgaaacaaggaaaaaaaccagTGAGATAGAATGGAGAGCTCAAAGATAAAGGATGTACGTGGGAACCTCGTGATAAAGGTGGCATCACAAAGCACTGGAAAGATCGTTTTCCAGATGGtgatagaaaaacaaattcaCCATATGGAGAAAAAAGCTGGATTTTTACTGGAGACTGTTAAAGGTGGactccagatggattaaagacctaaatgtgaaagttaaaactataagaccaatattagaaaatttaggaaaatctATGTCACCTAGGGGTAAAGAGTTCCTAATCAAGACTCCAAATCATAAGGTCAAAATTTAAGACACCTGCTTAATTAATGACATCACAGACAAAGTTAAGAGGAAGGTGACATACCAGGAGAaggtatttgaaatttttaaaacaaacaatgaaTCATGTCTAGAATATACACATAATTCTTAAAAACTAATACAACAGGAAATCAAGtagaaaaaataggcaaaggatataAGTGGATactgggagaaggtatttgcagtgtttaaaacaaacaaaggatTAATgtctagaatatatgaagaattcctacaaatcaacaagacaagaaatcaaatagaaaaataggcgAAGGATATAGAGGCCTTAGTTTCATATATTAAGACATCTATACAACTTCTTATACAAAAAAGCACATTAGAAAAAggctcaaggggccagccccgcggccaagtggttatgttctcgcactccgctgcaggcggcccagtgtttcgttggttggaatcctgggcgcggacatggcactactcaccaaaccacgctgaggcagcgtcccacataccacaactagaaggacccacaacgaagaatatacaactatgtactggtgggcttcggggagaaaaaggaaacaaataaaatctttaaaaaaaaaaaacaaaagaaatgagggGGTCggccgggtggtgtagtggttaagttcacatgctctgcttccttggCCCatggttcacgggttcagatcctgggcacggacctacacgcAGCTCACCAAGCCACAgggtggtggcatcccatgtacaaaatagaggaagactggcacagatgttagctcagggacaatcttcctcaagagaaaagaggaaaattggcaacagatgttagctgaaggccaatcttcctcaccaaaccccCCCCCCACAAAACTCTACAACTATTAAAATGATCAATGTTTATCCCACTAACaactgctattttttaaaaatccattaaaagTCAAACGataaatgggaaaaattatataaaagcggatcaatgaagaaattcacataaaaatgtcaatatataaaaaacttaAACCtcactaatatattttttttgagattggcacctgagctaacaactgttgccaatcttttttttcctgctttttctccccaaatccccccagcacatagttgtagatccttctagttgtggcatgtgggacattgcctcagaatggcttgataagtggtgccatgtctgcacccaggatctgaaccaggatcccctgggccgccgaaggagagcacacaaacttacccactcagccagggggccggcccccgcaatgaatattttgtaaatgaaaattaaaacgtCACCATTTATcatcaaatgggaaaaaaaatgttttcatcataCCTAGTTTTGGCAACAATGTTGGAAATCTCATTTacagctggtgggagtgaaaactgggACATTTCTGGAAGGCATTTGGCAATGCATGGCGGAAGTCTTAAAACAGTGCACACTCTTTGACTCAGCAGTTCCCtagaatttatcctaaagaataATCATAGATGTCAACAAAGATTTAATTAAAAGCACTAGCATTACAGATCGTCTATAAAAGCAAAAAGTTGGGATCAAATTAAAAATCTCAAAGCAGGGGTATCAATTAAGTTATGGAAAATCCATATGATGGGATACAAATAGCAATTATAATTACCAATATTTAAATAACAGGTCTGCTGATTAGTAGCTGAAAAGCCTAGAGAAAGCTAATtaatctctctggacctcagtttccctatttatGAAAGGGgtctgttgtgaagattaaattaattgACATGCCTAAAGCACTTAGGATAGCCCTGACACAtaataagaactcaataaatgggtttttttgtttgttttcgtttttttaCTGAAGGACACTGTAGGCTAATGTCTTGGAAAGATGTTAATGATAACAAAAAAGGAGTTTACAAACCAgtatatacagaatatttttataaaataaatatagctcattaatatataaatttacaaaACTAACAACTAGAAGGATATATACCAAAATAGAaatagtaggggctggccctgtggcccagtggttaagttcgagcgttccacttccacggcccagggtttcgccagttcagatcctggttgcggacctagcaccactcatcaagccatgctgagacggcgtcccccatgccacaactagaaggactcacaactaaaacatacaactatgtactagggggctttggggagaaggaaaaaaataaaaataaaaaaataaataaaatcttaaaagaagaatAGCACACAGATACAAGAGAAAAAGGTTAtgaacaaagtttaaaaaaaacaaaaaaaaccaaaatagaaaTAGTACATCTCTTTGAATAATAGGATTAcagagtttttttatttttgtatttaaaaatttttcaataaCAAATGTGCTACTTTGATGTAAGATAAAAACTATcatctttatcaaaattaaaactaaaaactcatTTTTTTGCTCCAACTGGTAGTGAATTCACCCCAAATTAGCAGGTAATACAGAATCAGTTACAGACATTTCTCTTCATAGCCTTTATTACCACACAATACAAGCTCCCAGTCTCTATTTCACAAACCTTATACGCAAACGGCTAAACAAttaagagatttttctttccaaaaactaATTTATTCCAGTTTCCCCTCTTTATGCACAGGGATCAGACACATTCTCCATGTTATCCCGAGCCTTTAATTTAGAAAGGCTGTCACAAAAGTGAACCTGCCACATGAGTAAAACAGCGCAAGGAACCAACCAAGTTCTCACTGTCCTCCTTCCTGAGGGAAGAATGCCTGGCTGGCAGTGGTGAAATGGGGCATTTATAACATCTTACTTTTTGTAACAAGTGAGGACAGGCCCCAATGGTGGACAGACTGGCTTAGTCACATAAGCCTTTTGGGGTCTATTTTCTCTAGGTGAACCAGAGGTTTCAGCTGCTCGGCAAAGTTCCTCATGTCATCAGAGACCATGTCCTGCCCAGCTGGTGCAACAACACTTAGTTCCACAAGATAGGAGAGTGACAAGGCTTCAGTGCTCTCTGTGTTCCCTGGCACCAGGATGCGGAAGATCTTGTACACCATAATCTTCATGATGCCCTTCCGGAACAAGTGTCCCTTGGCGACAAACTCATGGTCCATGCGGAAGCCCATTTCCATCAGGAAGTCTGTGAGGTTCTCAGATGTTGCAATGTCCACACAGTTTCGCACCAGGGCATGACGATTCTTGTCTCCCATTTCCGGCTGTCCCAGGTAGCGCAAATGCCAGGGTGCCCCTGCCCTATCCATAGAGCGCCGGGCCCTCAGAACAAATGGACTGGCCTGCTGGCCCTTAAGGAGGAACACCATCTCATGGTCAAGGAAGGTCTCAGGTTCCATGTTGTCACACAAACCACGAAGGCGGTGGATAAGGCTTTCCAAGCTGTGATCTAAAACACTTCCTGAAGAACGAAAAAGCACTATTGAGTCTCCTCTTTCACTTTGGGTAATGGAAttagtaaaatatagaaaaaacttAAACgaaaaaccaaaacattttaGTGCAGTGTTTTATAAAGCCTAATGTGTGAGATTTTAGAGGGGTCATCCTGCCAGGGTACTGAATAACATTATGAGAAAATTAATCCCTTTTCAATGTTTTGCATTGCCTTATTTGGTACTACGAAGTCTTTAGGCCTTCTCTAACAATGCCAATCTCCAGCAGGCTTTGGGCTCAGAGCCTTTAACAGGCCACAGTATCTATCTAGAATAATAATACTgttttattgtcatttattttaaaaattatctcctagggccagccctggtggcctagtggttaagttcagcatgctccgctttggtggctcgggTTTGGtttccaggcgcagacctacaccactcgtcagtggccatgctgtggcagtggctcaaatgcgaaaaaaaaaaagaggaagatttgcaacagatgttagtttagggtgaatcttcctcaacaaaaaagaggaagattggcaacagatgttagctcagggcgaatcttcctcaggaaaaaaaaattatcttctatTTCCAGCAAACAAAAGTTTtccatttataaaggaaatataacatttcattgttttttttttttttttgaggaagattagccctgagctaacatctactgccaatcctcctctttttgctgaggaagattagccctgagctaacatctgtgcccatcttcctctactttatatgtgggacgcctgccacagcatggcttgataagcggtgcataggtccgtgcctgggatacaaaccagcaaacccgaggctgccacagcagagtgcgcaaacttcaCCACTGGACCTCCAGGCCAACCCcataacatttcatttttatgtaatatatttaaGTAAAAGAGAATGAACTGCTTCATAGAAATATACtaatatttcatagaaatataCTAATCTTTGTTCTCACCTTATTCAACCTCCCGGCAGCATTTGACATTATTATAGATTATGCCCACTTTGAAATCTATTCTTCCTTTGGCCTCTCGGACACAACTCTCAGTTCTTCACCTAACTCGCTGACCAGtccttttatgtcttctttgctGGTTCttgctcatcttctctaaatAGTGGAACACCGTAGGACTCAGTCCTGGTCCTCTTCTCTATCAACCATCTCTTCCTCTCTAGGTGACCTAATTCAGTCCTATGGCTTTAATATCATTTATGCCCTGAGGACTCCCACATTTATATCTCATGAACCACAGATGCATACATCCAACTGTCTACTCAACTTCTCCACTTGGATGCCTAACAGACATCTTCATCTTAACGTGTTCGGTTTCAAACTGTTGATTTTTCTGCCACAATCTTATTCCTCCTGCAGTCTTCCCCATCACAGTAAACGACAACTCTCTGCTTCCAGTTTCCCACACCAAAAACTATGGAATCATCCTTgactcccttctttctctcacatcctACATAcaatccatatttttaaaatatatgcagaatccaaccacttctcactCCCTCAATCGCTTCCAACGAGTCCAAGTTTCCTTCATTTCAATACCCTGCTTCTACCCttgccttcctctcttctccacgCAACAGCCAAGTGGTCTTTTCAGAATATAAGGCAGATAATGACACTCCTCTGCTTGGaatcctccaatggcttcccatgtCATTCAGGCCCCAAACTGTCTACAAGGCTCCAAATATTGTGATCTCTGCTACCCATCCAACATCATTTCCTTCCACTATCCCTCTAGATCACTCTCTTCAGCCACAGTGATCTTCTTGCTATTTCCAGAAAATGTCAATTATCTGACAAGTTATTTCTCTTCAGAGCCCCTTCCCTCAGTCCCCTCTCTCAGATATCTACATGTCTCACCCTATCGCCTTCTTCAGATCTTTGCTCAAGTGTCACTTTATCAGAGAGGTCTTGTCTGATCACcctaaataaaatagcatatcTCCGTCCAATCTCTTTCCACTTTCCTGCTTTATTATTCTTTAGCATTATCACCTTGATTTTTTAGTCATCTTTCAATATATCAattatgtattgattttttttggtcaTCTTTTTTCCTCCACTGCTAGgaacatattcaaatatttattgaataaatctATTAAAGTAAATAAGAGTATATCATTGTCACTATGGCAAAAATTGATAGTGGGACTTAAATGACTAAATTTTTGGTAAGGGGTAGCACTGTAGGAAAAGCAACAGATCAGGTCCCAGTAATCACAGGATAGAAGATCAGGGGAGCGAGGAACAG
This genomic interval carries:
- the MED18 gene encoding mediator of RNA polymerase II transcription subunit 18, which codes for MEAPPVTMMPVTGGTINMMEYLLQGSVLDHSLESLIHRLRGLCDNMEPETFLDHEMVFLLKGQQASPFVLRARRSMDRAGAPWHLRYLGQPEMGDKNRHALVRNCVDIATSENLTDFLMEMGFRMDHEFVAKGHLFRKGIMKIMVYKIFRILVPGNTESTEALSLSYLVELSVVAPAGQDMVSDDMRNFAEQLKPLVHLEKIDPKRLM